From Lawsonia intracellularis PHE/MN1-00, the proteins below share one genomic window:
- the argJ gene encoding bifunctional glutamate N-acetyltransferase/amino-acid acetyltransferase ArgJ — MYNMPKGFRFATARAGFRRAYCNDTALVVSETPAVAAGTFTLHKFPAAPVQIGKERLSNNLTMRAILINSGQANACTGYEGLKNCRHTLELLSNAIGFNSQNILPASTGVIGVQFNMALWEKVIPVLIERLGKDGPEDFAKAIMTTDAFPKFTHKKVQLSQGTINIVAMAKGAGMICPQMATMLAVILCDADIQVECWRELISHTVNITFNRITVDGDTSTNDTVYALSNGCSGISITNNESLNLLQEGLTSILSELAYMLVQDGEGATKVGHIYVTGALSDTDAETVARTVGNSQLVKTALFGQDANWGRIIAAIGRSHATFDPLAVCVKLCGVTVFLNGQPTKDNFDDILKEPLQQKDILIEIQLGHGPGMYKLLTSDLTHDYITCNSAYRS; from the coding sequence ATGTATAATATGCCCAAAGGATTTCGTTTTGCTACAGCTAGAGCTGGGTTCCGTAGAGCATACTGTAATGACACAGCTCTTGTTGTTAGTGAAACACCTGCTGTTGCTGCAGGCACGTTTACTTTGCACAAATTCCCAGCAGCTCCTGTCCAAATAGGAAAGGAAAGACTATCTAATAATCTAACAATGCGAGCTATTCTTATCAATTCAGGACAAGCCAATGCTTGTACTGGCTATGAAGGATTAAAAAACTGTCGCCACACTCTTGAACTCCTTTCTAATGCTATTGGTTTTAATTCACAAAATATTTTACCTGCCTCTACTGGAGTTATTGGTGTTCAATTCAACATGGCTCTCTGGGAAAAAGTTATTCCTGTCCTTATAGAACGACTAGGTAAAGATGGTCCAGAAGACTTTGCTAAAGCTATTATGACTACAGATGCTTTCCCTAAATTTACTCATAAAAAAGTTCAATTATCTCAAGGTACAATTAATATTGTAGCAATGGCCAAAGGTGCAGGAATGATCTGCCCACAGATGGCAACAATGCTAGCTGTTATACTTTGTGATGCTGACATTCAAGTAGAGTGTTGGAGAGAACTTATCTCCCATACAGTAAACATAACATTCAACCGAATAACTGTTGATGGTGACACATCTACTAATGATACTGTTTATGCTCTTTCTAATGGCTGTTCTGGTATTTCTATTACAAATAATGAATCATTGAATCTTCTTCAAGAGGGGCTTACGTCTATATTAAGCGAACTTGCTTATATGTTGGTACAAGATGGTGAGGGAGCCACAAAGGTTGGACATATTTATGTCACAGGTGCTTTATCTGACACCGACGCAGAGACTGTTGCACGTACCGTTGGCAACTCTCAACTTGTAAAAACAGCTCTTTTTGGCCAAGATGCTAATTGGGGCAGAATTATAGCAGCTATTGGGCGTAGTCATGCAACATTTGACCCACTAGCGGTTTGTGTTAAACTTTGTGGTGTAACTGTTTTTTTAAATGGTCAACCCACCAAAGATAACTTTGATGACATACTTAAAGAACCATTACAACAAAAAGATATCCTAATAGAAATTCAACTAGGACATGGACCTGGTATGTATAAACTTCTAACCTCTGACTTAACACACGATTATATAACATGTAATTCAGCATATAGAAGCTAA
- a CDS encoding RluA family pseudouridine synthase has product MQPIIVSSNEAGQKLFQFLTRRLTVPKSILHRWIRTGQTRINGKRVTPFTIVNFKDKIRIPPFAYEYKKKDLTTSLIHNQYDISPISSHTTSPLPPVIAHSPEFIIFYKPAGLAVHGGTGQTDSLAHRLSQHYAHSTFMPTPVHRLDKDTSGLLLVAKTYNSLRYFSELFASHSTQLTKEYLAWVVGICPWTQPICLEDILTKKQKQDNYSRLNSYQNKLQQTSAQKASLTVRCIKQYKDKSLLLIKLHTGRTHQIRIQLSIHGFPIIGDKKYGNTIRSHNLKLHAFRLSFPGYTFTILPSWDDKWQVTQEDIPN; this is encoded by the coding sequence ATGCAACCTATTATAGTTAGTTCAAATGAGGCAGGACAAAAACTTTTTCAATTTTTAACTCGCCGTTTAACTGTACCCAAAAGCATATTACACCGCTGGATCCGTACAGGACAAACCCGTATTAATGGGAAACGTGTGACCCCCTTTACTATAGTAAACTTTAAAGACAAAATACGTATTCCACCTTTTGCATACGAATATAAAAAAAAAGATTTAACAACCTCTCTTATACATAATCAATATGATATAAGCCCTATAAGCTCTCATACTACTTCTCCACTTCCCCCAGTTATAGCTCACTCCCCAGAGTTTATTATATTTTATAAGCCAGCTGGCCTAGCTGTTCATGGTGGGACAGGACAAACAGATAGTTTAGCTCACCGATTATCACAACATTATGCACATAGTACTTTTATGCCAACACCTGTACATAGATTAGATAAAGATACATCTGGGCTTCTTCTTGTTGCTAAAACATATAATAGTCTAAGATATTTTTCTGAACTTTTTGCTTCACATAGTACACAACTAACAAAAGAATATCTTGCATGGGTAGTTGGGATATGTCCATGGACTCAACCCATCTGCCTTGAAGATATCCTTACTAAAAAACAAAAACAGGATAACTATTCAAGACTTAATAGTTACCAAAATAAACTACAACAAACTTCAGCTCAAAAGGCTTCATTAACAGTACGTTGTATAAAACAGTATAAAGATAAAAGCCTATTACTTATCAAGCTTCATACTGGCCGTACACACCAAATTAGAATTCAACTTTCTATTCATGGTTTTCCAATTATTGGAGATAAAAAATATGGGAATACAATACGTTCTCACAATCTTAAACTTCATGCTTTCAGATTGAGTTTTCCAGGATATACGTTTACTATTCTTCCCTCATGGGATGATAAGTGGCAAGTTACTCAAGAAGATATACCTAACTAA
- a CDS encoding ABC transporter substrate-binding protein — translation MKYMLSLWINILFCFFFIVNPIYAEKKEHYINGIDAHYPPFSFIDEHGDPTGFDVEALNWIANKLGFTVEHRPISWDGIIPALLAKKIDMICSGMSISPEREKNILFTRPYWITQKILIVHKDSKLTPEEIFYGENIIVGVQCGTNEATFLEKELKNKGYKYKLRYYDSSPLVIKDLLNGRINAAVMDCLPVDNAIKHNKAIKKLYIIDYSDAFGVAVRKENTQLAKRIEDGFLLLQADPFWETLKQKYLPLRENP, via the coding sequence ATGAAGTACATGCTTTCTCTATGGATTAATATCTTATTTTGCTTTTTTTTTATTGTAAATCCAATATATGCTGAAAAAAAAGAACATTATATTAATGGAATTGACGCTCATTATCCACCTTTTAGTTTTATAGATGAACATGGGGATCCTACAGGATTTGATGTCGAAGCACTTAATTGGATTGCAAACAAACTAGGCTTTACAGTTGAACATCGTCCTATAAGTTGGGATGGAATTATTCCTGCACTTCTTGCAAAAAAAATTGATATGATCTGCTCAGGAATGAGTATTTCTCCAGAACGTGAAAAAAATATTCTTTTTACAAGACCATATTGGATAACACAAAAAATACTTATTGTTCATAAAGATAGTAAATTAACTCCTGAAGAAATTTTTTATGGAGAAAATATCATAGTAGGAGTACAATGTGGTACAAATGAAGCAACGTTTCTTGAAAAAGAGCTAAAAAACAAAGGTTATAAATATAAATTACGCTATTATGACTCTTCACCTCTTGTAATTAAAGACTTGCTTAATGGAAGAATTAATGCCGCAGTCATGGATTGCCTTCCTGTTGATAATGCTATTAAACATAATAAAGCTATAAAAAAGCTTTATATCATAGATTATAGCGATGCCTTTGGTGTTGCTGTTAGAAAAGAAAACACTCAACTAGCAAAACGTATTGAAGATGGGTTTCTACTTTTACAGGCTGATCCATTTTGGGAAACACTAAAGCAAAAGTATCTACCTTTAAGAGAAAACCCTTAG
- a CDS encoding amino acid ABC transporter permease → MLNISSELLHSINIIIEALPNIFQGSLVTIITVLLALFIGLILGIPMAILQVYGPPYIRYSIQIYCWFFRGVPILLLLFLFYFGLFELLQLNFSAVTTSCIVLGIASSSYQTQIIRSAIQMIPSGQLKAAKALGMTSTQAILVIILPQALRLSIPGWSNEYSILLKDSAICFVLGTPEIMAQTQFVASRTYEHLLLYIVAGILYFLITLIGVSLLRRLEQYLYLPGYTASLH, encoded by the coding sequence ATGTTGAATATTTCCTCTGAACTACTACATTCTATTAATATTATTATAGAAGCTCTTCCTAATATTTTCCAAGGAAGTTTAGTTACTATAATAACTGTACTTCTAGCCCTTTTTATTGGACTTATTCTTGGTATACCAATGGCAATTTTACAAGTATATGGACCACCATATATTAGGTATAGTATTCAAATTTACTGTTGGTTTTTTAGAGGAGTCCCTATTCTACTCCTCTTATTTCTTTTTTACTTTGGTCTCTTTGAACTTCTTCAACTTAACTTCTCTGCAGTCACTACCTCATGTATTGTCCTTGGGATTGCAAGTTCAAGTTATCAAACACAAATAATCAGAAGTGCTATCCAAATGATACCTTCTGGTCAACTAAAAGCAGCAAAAGCTCTTGGAATGACCAGTACTCAAGCTATCCTTGTAATTATTCTACCACAAGCATTAAGGTTATCAATCCCTGGTTGGTCAAACGAATACTCTATCCTTCTTAAAGATTCTGCCATATGTTTTGTTCTTGGGACACCAGAGATTATGGCACAGACACAATTTGTAGCTTCAAGAACATATGAACACTTACTACTATATATTGTTGCAGGAATCCTTTATTTCCTTATTACACTTATAGGTGTTTCCTTACTCCGTCGACTTGAACAATATCTTTATCTTCCTGGATATACTGCCTCTCTCCATTAA
- a CDS encoding amino acid ABC transporter ATP-binding protein, translating to MIDSTYPILYVKNITKSFNNKLILNNISVNINKGDIKVLIGPSGAGKSTFLQCLNCLILPDSGGIYLYGDKIDLSNHYSLSELRKKVGMIFQDFNLFDHLTTEENISIALRKVANYSYKAARERALEELAQVGLIDKANLYPAQLSGGQKQRLAIARALAMEPNVMLLDEPTSALDPKLTCEVLTVIQKLANNGMTMVITTHQMDFACAIATDILFMEHGEIVEQGSPCQLLSPEAQTRTNGFFKSFISPLQSNSLSIEKPSISMLLSGDLSHDLTNSGTESISFPEKNEN from the coding sequence ATGATAGATTCTACATATCCTATTCTCTATGTTAAAAATATTACAAAATCATTTAATAATAAACTGATTCTTAATAATATATCGGTTAACATTAATAAGGGCGACATTAAAGTGTTGATTGGCCCTTCAGGTGCTGGGAAAAGTACTTTTCTCCAATGTCTTAACTGCCTCATTTTACCTGATAGCGGAGGTATTTACCTATATGGAGATAAAATCGATTTATCAAATCACTATAGCTTATCTGAATTACGTAAAAAAGTTGGAATGATTTTTCAAGACTTTAATCTATTTGATCACCTAACCACAGAAGAAAATATTTCGATTGCTTTACGTAAAGTAGCTAATTATTCTTATAAAGCTGCAAGAGAAAGAGCATTAGAAGAACTTGCACAAGTAGGATTAATAGACAAAGCAAATCTATACCCTGCACAACTTTCTGGAGGACAAAAACAACGTTTAGCAATTGCACGTGCTTTGGCAATGGAACCTAATGTTATGCTACTTGATGAACCAACTTCAGCTCTTGATCCTAAATTAACATGTGAAGTCCTAACTGTTATCCAAAAATTAGCTAATAATGGTATGACAATGGTGATTACAACACATCAGATGGACTTTGCCTGTGCTATTGCTACAGATATTCTATTTATGGAACATGGTGAAATTGTTGAGCAAGGTTCACCATGTCAACTTCTCTCTCCAGAGGCTCAAACAAGAACAAATGGCTTCTTCAAATCTTTTATTTCTCCTCTTCAAAGTAATTCATTATCTATAGAGAAACCATCTATCAGCATGTTACTTTCAGGAGATCTTTCTCATGATCTAACTAATAGTGGTACAGAATCCATTTCTTTCCCTGAAAAAAACGAAAATTAA